A single Euzebya sp. DNA region contains:
- a CDS encoding cyclopropane-fatty-acyl-phospholipid synthase family protein — translation MADDTAADGFWRIHDGLPREGPGSPASTRRALDLSGIGGRARVVDVGCGPGPQSLVLAEAMPDAEILAVDAHEPFVAEVRRRAADAGVADRVTAVVGDMADLGSVVDRHVGGPVDLIWSEGAAYVMGFEAALRTWHPVLGPGGVLALTEPVWLAPTVPQAVRDFWDEAYPALQPLQVRRAQALHAGYRRIGDFVLPREDWDAYYEPVRARLAELREDPARIGPALADAIAATEAELAAFDGGGAEAVGYAFLVLRRDG, via the coding sequence ATGGCCGACGACACCGCGGCCGACGGGTTCTGGCGGATCCACGACGGGCTCCCGCGCGAGGGACCCGGCTCGCCGGCCTCGACCAGGCGCGCCCTGGACCTGTCCGGGATCGGCGGACGCGCCCGCGTCGTCGACGTCGGTTGCGGACCGGGCCCCCAGTCGCTGGTGCTCGCCGAGGCCATGCCAGATGCGGAGATCCTCGCCGTGGACGCCCACGAACCCTTCGTCGCGGAGGTGCGCCGCCGGGCGGCCGACGCCGGGGTCGCCGACCGCGTGACCGCGGTCGTCGGGGACATGGCCGACCTGGGGTCCGTGGTGGACCGCCACGTGGGCGGACCGGTCGACCTGATCTGGTCCGAGGGCGCCGCCTACGTGATGGGCTTCGAGGCGGCCCTCCGCACCTGGCACCCGGTCCTGGGCCCCGGCGGCGTGCTGGCGCTGACCGAGCCGGTGTGGCTCGCCCCCACCGTGCCGCAGGCCGTGCGGGACTTCTGGGACGAGGCCTACCCGGCCCTCCAACCCCTCCAGGTCCGTCGCGCGCAGGCGCTGCACGCCGGCTACCGGCGCATCGGCGACTTCGTGCTGCCCCGCGAGGACTGGGACGCCTACTACGAGCCCGTCCGCGCGCGGCTGGCCGAGCTGCGCGAGGACCCGGCCCGGATCGGTCCGGCTCTGGCCGACGCGATCGCTGCCACCGAGGCCGAGCTGGCGGCCTTCGACGGCGGAGGGGCGGAGGCGGTCGGCTACGCCTTCCTCGTCCTCCGACGGGACGGCTGA